From the genome of Ctenopharyngodon idella isolate HZGC_01 chromosome 23, HZGC01, whole genome shotgun sequence, one region includes:
- the si:ch73-173p19.1 gene encoding uncharacterized protein si:ch73-173p19.1, translating to MDSTSTIGGFISTLTEMGFTEDQIQAAMQAGFFSVPEAAEWLLQGGSPRHKLVKQPSGPLETPFSAFNPPKDAVCYNNNSQSEATGPSLVLAPPSVNTPAAKEHPPLETRIKQDKSNFHEQQRQRVAQEVQAEKRQKKQERELVLKRIAEDRRSQQEKAQTEATAETSPSSGQRLGGRVETSVDNHCILMIRLPSGESMRERFPADTPLSHVVDYIAGRHPSLPAFSLLQGFPRKRFGESELTCSLRSLGLTPNAALCIQTTPPETPQDPPSPASRLVVVGQPEVEPQEEPVALPNEPPQMEAGDLEELEVPPPLPHQLWEEAVGYAGIPGVGPPLSGPTHYWGRGQKLVQGDAEEEEHLENEEQPEDEVVPPFHLNGLPRLPFFLENRARGGLEPRHHWPEQGNRLREAEPVDPADPEEGRALRGAAGQAAVERLQRAAHHDEQQSPHGQPSPPKKAFKTPRVPSLCSMATRATVFLMTAPSMQYSSSLACLTPELAELLLAHMARERLLRPRTLELFFGCPLQKFVLNCYPYTTNELLRQLRAFSCLKHLSFVNSPLITDAGLSVLSNLSKLQHLNLSSCSKLTDSCMQHIAGLRNLTFLALDQTKVSDAGLLMYLQSDSSALCQLSLNQTAITESTLRALPTCVPQLRMLSIKHTKVSDVSALAELRNLQTLHLDGTGVRENSLQCLATHPSLSALSLAGIPVTDGNHTLEIISGLRLTQLTLPGRHCVTDAGLSFLSRQALLLELDLTDYTQLTDRGITQLASMTRLKKLSLSNTQVSDSGLQGLVSLKELQELCLDRTAVTSRGVAALITHLPHLQVMGLASTQVGDTVIRQGLVHCPQLLKLNLSRTRITDHGLKFLCRMQLSQVNLDGTGVTLIGIANLISACPHLSSVRASHTRVIPPDQQSDDDDNDNGNNTTRS from the exons ATGGACTCCACATCG ACCATAGGGGGGTTCATCAGCACTCTCACTGAGATGGGCTTCACTGAGGACCAGATACAGGCGGCGATGCAGGCCGGATTCTTCTCTGTACCAGAAGCGGCTGAATG GCTTTTGCAGGGTGGGAGTCCACGACATAAACTAGTCAAGCAGCCTTCAGGTCCTCTAGAAACGCCGTTTTCTGCGTTCAACCCTCCCAAAGATGCTGTTTGCTACAACAACAACTCACAGTCTGAAGCAACAG GTCCTTCTTTGGTCTTGGCACCTCCTTCTGTGAACACTCCCGCAGCAAAAGAGCATCCACCCCTGGAAACACGGATCAAGCAGGATAAGAGCAATTTCCATGAGCAGCAGAGGCAACGAGTGGCCCAGGAGGTGCAGGCAGAGAAGAGACAAAAGAAGCAG GAGCGTGAATTGGTATTGAAGAGGATAGCAGAGGACCGGCGCAGTCAGCAGGAGAAGGCCCAAACCGAAGCCACAGCCGAGACCTCTCCGTCCAGTGGACAGAGACTGGGTGGACGTGTGGAGACGAGCGTGGACAACCACTGCATCCTCATG ATCCGTTTGCCCTCTGGGGAATCTATGCGTGAGCGTTTCCCTGCGGACACTCCCTTAAGTCACGTCGTCGACTACATTGCGGGTCGCCACCCTTCACTACCGGCCTTCTCCCTCCTGCAAGGGTTTCCTCGCAAGCGCTTCGGTGAAAGTGAGCTAACCTGCTCCCTCCGGTCTCTGGGACTGACCCCCAACGCTGCACTTTGCATACAGACCACGCCACCTGAGACGCCTCAGGACCCGCCCAGTCCAGCATCCCGATTAGTTGTTGTAGGACAGCCGGAGGTGGAGCCACAGGAAGAGCCGGTGGCACTGCCCAATGAGCCACCCCAAATGGAGGCTGGAGATTTAGAGGAACTGGAGGTGCCCCCACCTCTGCCCCATCAGCTGTGGGAGGAAGCAGTGGGGTATGCTGGGATTCCTGGGGTCGGACCTCCactgtcaggacccactcactACTGGG GACGAGGCCAGAAACTGGTGCAAGGTGATGCAGAAGAGGAAGAACATTTGGAAAACGAGGAGCAACCAGAAGACGAAGTTGTACCTCCATTTCATCTCAACG GACTGCCACGGTTGCCCTTCTTCCTGGAAAACAGGGCAAGAGGAGGACTGGAGCCGAGACATCACTGGCCGGAGCAGGGCAACAGACTCAG GGAGGCGGAGCCTGTTGACCCAGCAGACCCTGAGGAAGGCCGTGCATTGCGTGGGGCTGCGGGTCAAGCAGCGGTAGAGCGTTTACAGAGAGCTGCCCATCACGACGAGCAGCAGTCACCACATGGGCAGCCctcaccccccaaaaaagcCTTCAAGACCCCCCGCGTTCCCTCTCTTTGCTCAATGGCCACCAGGGCCACCGTTTTCCTCATGACAG CTCCCAGCATGCAGTACAGCAGTAGCCTGGCGTGTTTGACCCCAGAGCTGGCTGAGCTCTTGTTGGCTCACATGGCACGTGAGCGTTTACTCCGACCACGTACGCTGGAGCTGTTCTTCGGCTGCCCGCTGCAGAAGTTTGTCCTAAACTGCTACCCGTACACCACCAACGAGCTGCTGCGGCAACTGAGGGCGTTTTCCTGTCTCAAACATCTCAGCTTCGTCAACTCTCCACTCATCACAG ATGCCGGTCTTTCTGTTTTGTCCAATCTCTCAAAACTGCAGCATCTCAACCTGTCGTCTTGCAGCAAACTAACAGACAGCTGCATGCAGCATATCGCAG GACTCCGCAATCTCACATTCCTGGCTCTGGACCAGACCAAAGTAAGCGATGCAGGTCTGCTGATGTATCTGCAGTCAGATTCCTCTGCGCTGTGTCAGCTCAGCCTGAATCAGACGGCCATCACAGAGAGCACATTGAGAGCTCTGCCCACATGTGTGCCACAGCTACGAATGCTCAGTATTAAACACACCAAG GTGAGTGATGTGTCAGCACTCGCAGAGCTCAGAAACCTGCAGACGCTTCACCTGGACGGCACAGGTGTACGAGAAAATTCTCTCCAGTGCCTAGCAACCCACCCCAGCCTATCGGCTCTCAGCCTGGCTGGCATACCGGTCACGGATGGAAACCACACGCTGGAGATCATTTCAG GCCTGAGGCTCACCCAGCTCACCCTGCCTGGCAGACACTGTGTGACGGACGCTGGACTTTCATTTCTCTCCAGACAGGCTTTGCTCTTAGAGCTAGATCTGACCGACTACACTCAGCTCACAGACCGCGGCATTACGCAGCTTGCCAGCATGACCAG GTTGAAGAAACTGTCTCTAAGTAACACTCAAGTGAGTGACAGTGGGCTGCAGGGACTGGTCAGTCTAAAAGAACTCCAGGAACTGTGTCTCGACCGGACTGCCGTCACCAGCAGGGGCGTTGCAGCCTTGATCACGCACTTACCACATCTGCAG GTGATGGGTTTGGCCAGTACACAGGTTGGCGATACAGTGATCAGACAAGGTCTAGTTCACTGTCCACAGCTGCTGAAACTCAACCTCAGCAGAACCAGAATCACAGATCACG GTCTGAAGTTCTTGTGTCGTATGCAGTTGAGTCAAGTTAACTTAGACGGCACAGGTGTAACTCTCATTGGCATTGCCAACCTGATCTCCGCCTGCCCTCATCTGAGCAGCGTACGAGCCAGCCATACCCGTGTCATACCTCCAGACCAACAGTCTGACGACGACGATAATGATAATGGCAACAACACCACACGATCCtag